A window from Hymenobacter volaticus encodes these proteins:
- a CDS encoding PAS domain S-box protein: MVQSAFTAVALLDEQGQLTWVNEGFSTLTSTTAYKLLRQPLWAVLPPEPSSTAPALNPLECLASLSAFQYEGLARDGKNPARWIHIKLQPAPSPTPEGRAYFFAFLEDITSKKQAEAATAAHEAQLRYLNEQVPGVLFQWRANHDGTSRLTFISSTAQEIFGFLPTQLDEIKEVVHPDDKKAWDKFLSPSDNKASINTFEGRFLVPDQSLRWCSGKYQASVRDAEGILYSGILLDETPLRTAEEAIQDNEHRWLLAIERFGDGGWEFNYQTGDDYFSNAYRAMLGYPDEDFPEGLHAWHNHVHPDDIAASTEASDAYLRGDVPIYSVERRLLCRNGEYKWVLTRGLVTKYDPDGKPLIMTGMHTDISEIKKANIAIEATTRRLSTTIANFQEGILLEDENRRVVLANEAFCRMLNLDKKPEQLVGVETMSLVAAKAATTTEPNWLIGRDGERLKQNAIIGELLPRKNGQVFQRDFIPIYSNNASLGYLWKFQDVTEQKDAEEALKRREEKYRRIIEQMKLGLVETDLADEVVYVNQVFCDTLGISTTEMVTQDFLRPLLTQETSQVAREGEDAYELSARSQDGSQKWLQVSRAPVYDDDKQIIGTIRITLDITHQKELENKLRKAKEQAEESSKAKELFLANMSHEIRTPMNAILGMSQLLAKTPLRPDQDDYLQAIATSGENLLVIINDILDLSKIEAGQLQVEKIGFDASQLMAQIEKTLLYKAEEKGLSFITEVSPELPQVLLGDPYRLTQVLLNLAGNAIKFTERGCVSISCELISHAADSAEIKFTVADTGIGIDPAYLHNIFKEFSQEDSSVTRKFGGTGLGLSISKSLVSLMGGELQITSEKNKGTASTFSLFLVEGAETDMPRKEVADHRFREKLRGKEVLLVEDNKFNRQIAKALLTNAHINVAEAENGALAVEMARTHQYDLILMDVQMPIMNGLEATSVLRQELALTTPIIALTANAIKGEREKCIAAGMNDYLAKPFQEDELLNLIGDWVLDTPQQDLNIPRAAPAAIVTNLPPALYKLDLLYQIGQGDEDFVVLMLESFIESCEEAVHDLGEALRTQDAKLLRATTHKLKPSLDHLHMHQLLPLVEHLDQWHAPFDAELLPPLIEEVVTLLQQVIMQMNSDRLDKVAKQQAP; this comes from the coding sequence ATGGTGCAATCTGCTTTCACAGCGGTTGCGCTACTAGATGAGCAAGGGCAACTTACTTGGGTGAATGAAGGCTTCAGTACGCTAACTAGCACTACAGCCTATAAGCTCCTAAGACAACCTCTCTGGGCTGTATTACCCCCCGAACCTAGCAGCACTGCCCCAGCCCTCAACCCTTTGGAATGCTTGGCTTCTCTGTCAGCGTTCCAATACGAGGGCTTAGCGCGGGACGGCAAAAACCCCGCCCGCTGGATACACATAAAGTTACAACCTGCCCCCTCGCCTACCCCGGAAGGCCGAGCCTATTTTTTTGCGTTTCTAGAAGACATCACCAGCAAAAAACAAGCTGAAGCCGCTACCGCAGCCCACGAAGCCCAACTACGCTACCTCAACGAACAGGTGCCGGGCGTGCTGTTTCAGTGGCGGGCCAACCACGACGGCACATCCCGCCTCACCTTTATCAGCAGTACTGCGCAGGAAATCTTCGGTTTTCTGCCTACGCAGCTTGATGAGATAAAGGAGGTGGTTCACCCCGATGATAAGAAGGCATGGGATAAGTTTCTTTCTCCTTCTGACAACAAAGCCAGTATAAATACTTTTGAAGGGCGCTTCTTGGTCCCCGACCAATCCTTGCGCTGGTGCAGTGGCAAATACCAAGCCTCTGTGCGCGACGCGGAAGGAATTTTGTATAGTGGCATCCTGCTTGACGAAACGCCGTTGCGAACAGCCGAAGAAGCCATTCAAGACAACGAGCACCGGTGGCTTTTGGCCATCGAGCGTTTTGGTGACGGAGGCTGGGAATTCAACTACCAGACCGGAGACGACTACTTCTCGAATGCTTATCGGGCGATGCTCGGGTATCCCGACGAAGATTTTCCGGAAGGCTTGCATGCTTGGCACAACCATGTGCATCCCGACGACATAGCGGCCAGTACAGAGGCCTCAGATGCTTATCTGCGCGGTGATGTGCCTATATATTCGGTGGAGCGCCGCTTGTTGTGCCGCAACGGCGAGTACAAGTGGGTGCTGACTCGTGGCCTTGTTACCAAATATGATCCGGATGGCAAACCGCTCATCATGACCGGAATGCACACCGATATTTCTGAAATCAAGAAGGCCAACATAGCCATTGAAGCCACAACACGGCGCTTATCAACCACCATTGCCAACTTTCAAGAAGGCATTTTGCTGGAGGATGAAAACCGTCGAGTGGTACTAGCAAACGAGGCTTTCTGCCGCATGCTGAACCTAGACAAGAAACCCGAGCAATTGGTTGGGGTCGAAACTATGTCGTTGGTAGCAGCCAAAGCAGCAACTACAACGGAACCAAACTGGCTGATTGGAAGAGACGGCGAGCGGTTGAAGCAGAACGCTATAATTGGCGAACTACTCCCGCGTAAAAACGGCCAAGTATTTCAGCGCGACTTTATTCCGATTTACAGCAACAATGCCTCACTAGGTTACCTCTGGAAGTTTCAGGACGTTACCGAACAGAAAGACGCGGAGGAAGCCCTGAAACGGCGGGAAGAAAAGTATCGGCGCATCATCGAACAAATGAAGTTGGGTTTGGTGGAAACCGACCTCGCCGATGAAGTGGTGTATGTCAATCAGGTTTTCTGCGACACGCTAGGCATATCCACCACCGAAATGGTTACCCAGGATTTCCTGCGGCCACTGCTGACGCAGGAAACTTCGCAGGTGGCGCGCGAGGGGGAAGATGCTTACGAACTGTCGGCACGCAGCCAGGACGGCAGCCAGAAGTGGCTGCAGGTCAGCCGGGCTCCGGTATATGACGACGACAAGCAGATTATCGGCACTATCCGCATCACACTCGATATCACGCACCAGAAAGAACTGGAAAACAAGCTACGCAAGGCCAAGGAGCAAGCCGAGGAATCGTCTAAGGCAAAAGAGCTGTTTTTGGCTAATATGAGCCACGAGATTCGCACGCCCATGAACGCCATTCTGGGCATGAGCCAGCTCCTAGCCAAAACCCCGCTCCGCCCCGACCAGGACGACTACCTACAGGCCATTGCTACCTCGGGTGAAAACCTGCTGGTCATCATCAACGACATTCTGGATCTTTCCAAAATCGAAGCCGGCCAACTACAGGTCGAAAAAATTGGTTTTGATGCTAGCCAGTTGATGGCGCAGATCGAGAAAACGCTGCTGTATAAGGCGGAAGAGAAAGGCTTGTCTTTCATAACGGAAGTTTCGCCTGAGTTGCCACAAGTGTTGCTCGGCGACCCCTACCGTCTCACGCAGGTGCTCTTAAATTTGGCAGGCAATGCCATCAAGTTCACGGAGAGAGGCTGCGTTTCTATTTCCTGCGAGCTTATCAGCCACGCGGCCGACTCAGCGGAAATCAAGTTTACGGTGGCTGACACGGGTATTGGTATCGACCCGGCCTATCTGCACAATATCTTCAAAGAATTCAGCCAGGAAGATTCTTCCGTCACCCGGAAGTTCGGCGGTACTGGTCTGGGCTTGAGTATCAGCAAAAGCTTGGTGAGCTTGATGGGTGGTGAATTGCAGATCACAAGCGAAAAAAACAAGGGCACGGCCAGCACCTTTTCACTCTTTCTGGTGGAGGGGGCAGAAACCGATATGCCACGCAAGGAAGTAGCTGATCATCGGTTCCGTGAAAAGCTGCGGGGCAAAGAAGTGTTGTTGGTGGAGGACAACAAGTTCAACCGTCAAATTGCCAAAGCGTTGCTGACCAACGCGCACATCAACGTAGCCGAGGCTGAAAACGGGGCCCTAGCCGTAGAAATGGCTCGAACCCATCAGTACGATCTGATTTTGATGGATGTACAGATGCCCATAATGAATGGGTTGGAAGCCACCAGTGTATTGCGTCAGGAATTGGCCCTTACCACGCCAATCATTGCCCTAACGGCCAATGCCATCAAGGGCGAGCGGGAAAAATGCATAGCGGCCGGCATGAACGACTACTTGGCCAAACCGTTTCAGGAAGATGAACTGCTGAACTTGATTGGGGACTGGGTGCTAGACACGCCCCAACAAGACTTAAACATCCCACGAGCCGCACCGGCAGCAATAGTCACCAATCTGCCCCCAGCCCTCTACAAGCTCGACCTCTTATACCAGATTGGGCAGGGCGACGAGGATTTTGTGGTACTCATGCTCGAATCCTTTATCGAGAGTTGCGAGGAAGCAGTGCACGACCTAGGTGAAGCGCTCCGCACCCAAGATGCCAAGCTGCTGCGGGCCACTACGCACAAGCTCAAGCCTAGCCTCGACCACCTGCACATGCACCAGTTGCTTCCGCTTGTAGAGCACTTAGACCAGTGGCATGCTCCGTTCGATGCAGAGTTGTTACCGCCTCTTATCGAAGAGGTTGTAACGCTACTTCAGCAAGTAATCATGCAGATGAATAGTGACCGTCTGGATAAGGTTGCCAAACAGCAGGCACCCTAA
- a CDS encoding carbohydrate-binding protein: MKTTLRSLLSAAAFALLSHVAAQAQTYQLVWADEFNGSISPDWQFETGGGGWGNNEKQYYQAANASVANGNLLITARKQTVGGMPYTSSRMITKGRKEFTYGKIEARMKLPLGQGLWPAFWMLGGNISTVSWPACGEIDVMEHINSENKIYGTPHWDSNGHAEYGGSVVTTPQDYHVYTVEWDASSIRWFLDGTQYHVMSILNNTGSTEEFHRPFFLLLNLAVAGNWPGQTVDESKLPATMYVDYVRVYQKTGTTTPTPTATQIQAESYGSMNGVQLENCADTGGGQNVAYIDAADWMAYNNVNFPTSGNYTIEYRVASPSGSRLSADLNAGTTQLGTVTIPATGGWQNWTTVSHTVYVNAGTYNFGVYAQAGGWNFNWLRITKQSTALVAQSTSTQITDPTKASSLSLYPNPVSDRLTVSGLSDDASQVSILDMQGQQVWSGHYTGKALDISKLQPGLYTLVIIGTDQKKQVTKFSKQ; encoded by the coding sequence ATGAAAACCACTTTACGCTCTTTACTTAGTGCCGCTGCCTTTGCGCTGCTAAGTCATGTTGCTGCACAAGCTCAAACCTACCAGCTCGTCTGGGCCGATGAGTTTAATGGTAGCATCAGCCCCGATTGGCAGTTCGAAACGGGTGGCGGCGGCTGGGGCAACAACGAGAAGCAATATTACCAAGCGGCTAATGCTTCGGTTGCTAATGGCAACTTACTGATTACGGCCCGAAAGCAAACCGTTGGGGGCATGCCGTACACTTCATCCCGCATGATTACGAAAGGCCGCAAAGAATTCACCTACGGCAAAATCGAAGCCCGCATGAAACTGCCGCTTGGTCAAGGCTTGTGGCCGGCGTTCTGGATGCTGGGTGGCAATATCAGCACGGTGAGTTGGCCAGCCTGCGGCGAAATTGACGTGATGGAGCACATCAACTCGGAAAACAAGATTTACGGCACGCCGCACTGGGACAGCAATGGTCACGCCGAGTACGGCGGCAGCGTAGTGACTACGCCCCAGGATTACCATGTATACACCGTAGAATGGGATGCCAGCTCTATCCGTTGGTTTCTGGACGGCACGCAGTACCACGTAATGAGCATCCTCAACAACACGGGCAGCACCGAGGAATTTCACCGGCCATTTTTCTTGCTTTTGAACCTAGCAGTGGCCGGTAACTGGCCTGGTCAAACAGTAGACGAGAGTAAGCTTCCGGCTACTATGTATGTCGATTACGTGCGGGTTTACCAGAAAACCGGCACGACAACACCGACGCCAACCGCAACCCAAATTCAGGCAGAGAGCTATGGTTCCATGAATGGGGTGCAATTGGAAAACTGTGCCGACACAGGCGGCGGACAGAACGTAGCCTACATCGACGCCGCCGATTGGATGGCGTACAACAACGTAAACTTCCCCACTTCAGGCAACTACACCATCGAATACCGCGTGGCCAGCCCGAGTGGCAGCCGCTTATCAGCCGACCTCAACGCTGGAACCACTCAACTCGGCACCGTGACCATTCCTGCTACGGGCGGCTGGCAAAACTGGACCACTGTTTCACATACTGTGTACGTGAATGCCGGAACTTACAATTTCGGTGTGTATGCGCAGGCTGGTGGCTGGAACTTCAACTGGTTGCGGATCACCAAGCAAAGCACGGCGCTTGTTGCGCAAAGCACTAGCACCCAAATCACGGATCCAACCAAGGCGAGCAGTCTATCACTGTATCCTAATCCGGTGTCAGATCGGCTCACCGTTAGTGGGCTTTCGGATGACGCCAGCCAAGTCAGCATCCTCGATATGCAAGGCCAGCAAGTCTGGAGCGGCCACTACACCGGCAAAGCCCTAGACATTTCGAAGCTGCAGCCAGGGCTTTACACTTTGGTGATTATAGGCACCGACCAGAAGAAGCAGGTCACTAAATTCAGCAAGCAATAA
- a CDS encoding DUF952 domain-containing protein, whose product MLYRIAESLDWQNAQQTGFFASADLAAEGFIHSSERGQIIETARRYYARRTDLVLLEWDEQSLATAGARVEWEWVESRQEHFAHIFGPVPMAAIRRHWPFAADATGSFHLPEEL is encoded by the coding sequence ATGCTCTACCGCATAGCTGAGTCACTTGACTGGCAAAATGCCCAGCAAACAGGCTTCTTCGCCAGCGCCGACTTAGCGGCCGAAGGTTTCATTCACAGTTCCGAGCGCGGTCAGATTATAGAAACCGCGCGCCGCTACTATGCGCGCCGTACGGATCTAGTATTGCTGGAGTGGGACGAACAATCCCTTGCTACCGCGGGCGCACGGGTAGAGTGGGAGTGGGTGGAAAGCCGGCAGGAGCATTTCGCGCACATCTTTGGCCCGGTTCCGATGGCGGCTATTCGACGCCACTGGCCTTTTGCCGCCGATGCTACTGGCAGCTTCCATTTGCCGGAAGAGCTGTAG